In the Kwoniella shandongensis chromosome 1, complete sequence genome, one interval contains:
- a CDS encoding endoplasmic reticulum vesicle protein 25: protein MYLLLSIGCIWNFAAAHSLVIVTANVPAEAEQRVDIEILDGSERGNVYLSKKDIKGETRLAITTHESADVGVCLTNHYEGSGNQKVARTVDLDVDIGADAVDYNAIANQESLSILEVEMRKLEAVVKEIVDEMGYLQRREMKMRDTNESTNERVKNFSILITLGIIGLGVWQVLHLRSFFKRKYLID from the exons AtgtatcttcttctctctatAGGATG TATATGGAACTTTGCAGCAGCTCATTCATTGGTCATTGTCACCGCAAACGTCCCTGCCGAAGCGGAACAAAGAGTGGATATTGAGATTCTTGACGGATCAGAGCGAGGAAACGTCTACTTGTCcaaaaag GACATTAAGGGCGAGACCAGACTGGCAATCACGACTCATGAATCGGCAGATGTCGGTGTATGCTTGACCAACCATTatgaaggat CGGGAAACCAAAAAGTCGCAAGAACGGTCGATTTGGACGTCGATATAGGTGCGGATGCTGTTGACTACAA CGCCATTGCCAATCAGGAATCACTTTCAATCCTCGAGGTGGAAATGAGAAAGCTCGAAGCGGTCGTCAAGGAGAttgtggatgagatgggatacttgcaaagaagagagatgaagatgagggataCCAATG AGAGTACCAACGAACGAGTCAAGAACTTTTCAATCTTGATAACGCTCGGTATCATTGGACTCGGCGTATGGCAG GTTCTCCACCTTCGATCGTTCTTCAAGCGAAAGTATCTGATCGATTAG